The following proteins are encoded in a genomic region of Sorangiineae bacterium MSr12523:
- a CDS encoding 2TM domain-containing protein, whose protein sequence is MTQRRYSDEEVRAILEMALKKDDKQGVGHDELLAAAAEVGISREAIEAAALELDDARGERQAREAILARRRKGLVAHLWPFVAVNAFLAAINLLTSPHVLWFLFPLLGWGLGMFFHARSALSKEISPKALAREFKRNEQQARKARREKTAKQLGAALDQGVEQLLTHLTREVRDDRARMADSSSKDARKRIQVQEDALDELEPDDPSEHRARRSR, encoded by the coding sequence ATGACGCAGCGCCGGTACTCCGACGAAGAGGTCCGCGCCATCTTGGAGATGGCGCTCAAGAAGGACGACAAGCAGGGCGTGGGGCACGACGAGCTCCTGGCCGCGGCCGCCGAGGTCGGCATTTCCCGTGAGGCCATCGAGGCGGCGGCGTTGGAGCTCGACGATGCGCGCGGCGAGCGGCAGGCAAGGGAAGCCATTTTGGCGCGCCGGCGTAAGGGCCTCGTGGCTCATTTGTGGCCGTTCGTTGCCGTGAACGCGTTTCTTGCGGCCATCAACTTGCTCACCTCGCCGCACGTCCTATGGTTTCTCTTCCCGCTCCTCGGGTGGGGGCTCGGCATGTTCTTCCATGCGCGGTCGGCGCTCTCGAAGGAGATCTCGCCCAAAGCCTTGGCGCGCGAGTTCAAACGCAACGAGCAGCAGGCCCGCAAAGCGCGGCGGGAAAAGACCGCAAAGCAGCTCGGCGCCGCGCTCGACCAAGGCGTGGAACAATTGCTGACGCACCTCACGCGCGAGGTGCGCGACGATCGGGCGCGCATGGCCGATTCGAGCAGCAAGGACGCGCGCAAACGCATTCAGGTCCAGGAAGACGCGCTGGACGAGCTCGAGCCCGACGATCCGTCGGAACACCGAGCGCGTCGCTCACGCTGA
- a CDS encoding energy transducer TonB: MATLPSEGGPADASPLVAFDTLDAGPEPEPPREEKRDAQTEPADAGRKRPTATRQSPGWQIGQVDPKRKCLITFGCPGMKSPTRLSSVAPQYPKEAIDKGIEGLVLLKCLLTKTGHVTNCNIIRDQPGLGIAAREAVTTWIYEPVRSNGIPQDIWYTFVFRFSLYGCPPKPGSSPQPPHPKGPPAEGCEEEPPSPLRPGELPRCPCFDD; this comes from the coding sequence GTGGCGACGCTTCCTTCGGAGGGAGGGCCCGCGGACGCGTCGCCTCTGGTCGCTTTCGACACGTTGGACGCCGGTCCCGAGCCGGAGCCTCCGCGTGAAGAAAAGCGCGACGCGCAAACGGAGCCCGCGGATGCCGGAAGAAAGCGCCCGACGGCGACGCGCCAATCCCCCGGGTGGCAAATAGGCCAGGTGGATCCAAAGCGAAAATGCCTCATTACCTTCGGGTGCCCCGGCATGAAGTCGCCCACGCGGCTTTCGAGCGTCGCGCCCCAATACCCAAAGGAAGCCATCGACAAGGGCATCGAGGGGCTCGTTCTATTGAAATGCCTTTTGACGAAGACGGGACACGTTACCAATTGCAACATCATCAGGGATCAGCCCGGCCTCGGCATCGCCGCTCGCGAAGCGGTGACCACATGGATCTACGAACCGGTGCGGTCCAACGGTATCCCACAAGATATATGGTACACGTTCGTATTCCGGTTTTCGTTGTACGGCTGCCCCCCGAAGCCGGGGTCCTCGCCGCAACCCCCCCACCCCAAGGGCCCTCCGGCCGAGGGCTGCGAGGAGGAGCCGCCCTCCCCGCTGCGACCGGGCGAGCTCCCGCGTTGCCCATGTTTCGATGATTAA
- a CDS encoding nuclear transport factor 2 family protein translates to MASSTTNETRETVLRYLKALGEKDLPTVFSIVADDVEYHIPGDHPLSGVFSGRERVMAGFFQPMVDLLDPATPYVTDVKRIIAEGEYAVVECVSSSKTKDGRAFRNPMAAIFTVKGGKVTQVVEHFDTDNFKRTLFPG, encoded by the coding sequence ATGGCATCCTCCACCACGAACGAGACGAGAGAAACGGTACTTCGCTATTTGAAGGCGCTTGGGGAAAAGGATCTGCCGACGGTCTTTTCGATCGTGGCCGACGACGTCGAATACCACATTCCAGGCGATCATCCGCTCTCCGGTGTTTTCTCCGGGCGCGAGCGCGTCATGGCGGGATTCTTCCAACCCATGGTGGACCTGCTCGATCCGGCTACGCCTTACGTCACCGACGTGAAACGCATCATCGCCGAGGGCGAGTACGCGGTGGTCGAATGCGTCTCGAGCTCCAAGACGAAAGATGGCCGCGCCTTCCGCAACCCCATGGCGGCCATCTTCACCGTCAAAGGCGGCAAGGTCACACAGGTCGTCGAACACTTCGACACGGACAACTTCAAACGCACCCTGTTCCCGGGCTAA
- a CDS encoding FAD-dependent monooxygenase: protein MGNTKAIIVGAGIGGLAAAVSLRRVGIDVEVWEQAPELKAMGTGISVISNAVAALQLLGIDLGLGTIRGAVGETAEILNPKGQTIVTSRASDIFKSQPDAKTVCIHRGDLQAGFLEVAKDTPIHLGAVASNFERDGKGVRVKFKDGREARGDILIGADGIHSVIRRQIHGASPTRYGGFLCWLATVPFKHPRMTPGWSGQYWGTGKRFGLHDIGQGRAYWWGTQTMPEHIARNWKGGKRELARAFEGWAPETRELIEITPDADIVTVPSQDRPFVERWGEGPVTLLGDAAHPMLTSLAQGGSSSIEDAVVLASTLATAPDPVRGLRQYEDQRRERTRWMVETSRKLGVVEQIENPLLVLLRTAFLKLTPKGKLWETFERAGTLPPINTAFTLRTAGEA, encoded by the coding sequence ATGGGAAACACCAAAGCCATCATCGTGGGCGCCGGCATCGGCGGGTTGGCAGCCGCCGTCTCCCTCCGACGCGTGGGAATCGACGTCGAAGTTTGGGAGCAAGCCCCCGAGCTCAAAGCCATGGGGACGGGCATTTCCGTCATTAGCAATGCGGTGGCTGCCCTCCAGCTACTTGGCATCGATCTCGGCCTGGGCACGATCCGCGGTGCCGTGGGGGAGACTGCGGAAATCCTCAATCCCAAAGGACAGACCATCGTAACCTCGCGCGCATCGGACATTTTCAAATCGCAGCCGGACGCAAAGACGGTGTGCATTCACCGCGGCGATCTCCAGGCCGGATTCCTGGAGGTGGCGAAGGACACGCCCATTCACCTCGGTGCCGTGGCCTCGAATTTCGAGCGCGATGGCAAAGGCGTTCGCGTGAAGTTCAAAGACGGTCGCGAGGCCCGCGGCGATATTCTGATTGGTGCCGATGGTATCCATTCCGTGATTCGCCGTCAGATTCACGGGGCGAGCCCGACGCGCTACGGTGGGTTTCTCTGCTGGCTGGCCACCGTGCCGTTCAAGCACCCCCGCATGACGCCGGGCTGGAGCGGTCAATATTGGGGCACGGGCAAGCGATTCGGACTGCACGATATCGGGCAGGGCCGCGCCTACTGGTGGGGCACGCAGACCATGCCGGAGCATATCGCGCGCAATTGGAAGGGCGGTAAAAGGGAATTGGCGCGCGCATTCGAGGGGTGGGCGCCCGAGACGCGGGAGCTCATCGAGATCACGCCGGACGCCGATATCGTGACGGTGCCGTCGCAGGATCGGCCGTTCGTCGAGCGTTGGGGCGAGGGGCCGGTGACCTTGCTCGGCGACGCCGCACACCCCATGCTGACGAGCCTCGCGCAGGGCGGCAGCAGCTCCATCGAGGATGCGGTCGTTCTGGCCTCGACGTTGGCGACGGCGCCCGATCCGGTGCGCGGTTTGCGTCAATACGAGGACCAGCGCCGCGAGCGAACGCGGTGGATGGTCGAAACGTCGCGCAAGCTGGGCGTGGTGGAGCAAATCGAGAATCCGTTGCTCGTGCTGCTGCGCACGGCGTTCTTGAAGCTCACACCGAAGGGCAAACTCTGGGAGACGTTCGAACGCGCCGGAACGCTGCCGCCCATCAACACTGCGTTTACTCTGCGAACGGCAGGCGAGGCATGA
- a CDS encoding helix-turn-helix domain-containing protein, whose protein sequence is MTETAGPPLSRTCYATLWLWPGRAIYRGASLQLDTHSGSVACLAVGVDAAFTVHVGRVSFKARSALIPARTPHRLVAHGAEMIFAYLDPGTPLERACRRQMKMHTGPIAHGHRHEDALLDFEAPEAWLAKAAATEGRDARLDPRVRAAAAAIVRDPCAAESAAFFAERAGLSTSRFLHLFQQETSTTFRRYRLWARMLRAGAALTRGGDLTSAAMDAGFSSSAHFSSAFHAMFGVPPSRLYASTRIVFAESAAPSEVARREPERRG, encoded by the coding sequence ATGACCGAGACGGCCGGGCCTCCGCTTTCACGAACGTGCTACGCCACGCTGTGGCTATGGCCAGGGCGGGCGATTTACCGCGGGGCGTCGCTGCAGCTCGATACGCACTCCGGATCGGTGGCATGCCTTGCGGTGGGGGTCGATGCCGCGTTCACCGTGCACGTAGGCCGTGTTTCGTTCAAGGCGCGCTCCGCGTTGATTCCCGCACGGACGCCGCATCGGCTCGTGGCCCACGGTGCGGAGATGATCTTCGCGTACCTGGACCCGGGCACGCCGCTCGAACGTGCGTGCCGGCGCCAAATGAAGATGCACACGGGGCCGATCGCGCACGGGCATCGGCACGAGGACGCGTTGCTCGATTTCGAGGCGCCGGAGGCTTGGCTCGCGAAGGCGGCGGCCACGGAGGGGCGGGACGCGCGACTCGATCCGCGCGTGCGGGCGGCGGCGGCGGCCATCGTGCGGGATCCTTGCGCCGCGGAATCGGCTGCCTTTTTCGCGGAGCGTGCAGGGCTATCGACGTCGCGGTTCCTTCATTTGTTCCAACAGGAGACGTCGACGACCTTTCGCCGGTATCGACTCTGGGCCCGCATGCTGCGCGCCGGTGCCGCGTTGACGCGGGGAGGGGATCTCACCTCGGCCGCCATGGACGCGGGATTCTCGAGCTCCGCGCACTTCAGTAGCGCCTTCCACGCGATGTTTGGCGTTCCTCCAAGTCGTCTATATGCGAGTACACGCATTGTTTTTGCGGAATCGGCCGCGCCATCTGAAGTGGCGCGACGGGAGCCCGAAAGGCGAGGGTGA
- a CDS encoding DUF4345 domain-containing protein yields MDSARLALVAFFFLGMGVFGLLAPTRLVAPFRIALESADARTEVRAVYGGFGIAIGILLLAAIARTDLRRGAAVAVAIALLGMAFGRLVARAFERPSAFYPTWFYFWVELAGAGLLLA; encoded by the coding sequence ATGGATAGTGCACGGCTCGCCCTCGTGGCGTTCTTCTTCTTGGGCATGGGCGTCTTTGGCCTGCTCGCACCGACGAGACTGGTAGCCCCATTCCGCATCGCGTTGGAGAGCGCCGACGCGCGCACGGAGGTGCGGGCGGTCTACGGTGGATTCGGCATCGCCATCGGGATCCTTCTCCTCGCAGCCATCGCTCGCACGGATCTGCGGCGCGGCGCCGCGGTGGCCGTGGCCATCGCCCTGCTCGGCATGGCCTTCGGCCGACTCGTGGCGCGCGCCTTCGAGCGCCCGTCCGCCTTCTACCCAACATGGTTCTATTTCTGGGTAGAGCTCGCGGGCGCCGGTTTGCTTCTAGCTTGA
- a CDS encoding M13 family metallopeptidase, translating into MPNSIFRPSFALSLLSALSAVACGGAESPPPAPPAPVSSASPPPVAAAPPTVAGHSIDLAAMDRSVKPGADIFLHANGAWYAKAEIAADRSSTGTGVRVTEEIEKRTRGILEETAKSTAAGSLAKKIGDTYASYMDEAAIETRGTAPLRPLLDRIAKIRDARGLATYLGSTLRADVDPLNDTNYHTDHVLGLFVEQDLNDPSRSVPYLLQGGLGMPDRSYYLDEGARVQAHRDAYVRYVATLLRLAGVADADAKAGRVVALEKKIAQKHASREESGDVSKANNPWSRADFAAKAPGLDWNAYFAAASLDKQASFIVWQPAAVTGLAALVKSEPLAVWKEYLTARTIDHVARFLPKAFDEARFEFHSKQLRGTQAPPPRWRRANEVVTEGLGEAVGKLYVERYFPPETKRAVQGLVENLVTAFGRRIDALTWMAPATKAKAKEKLGTLKVEVGYPDAWRDYSGLEVVRGDAFGNFERAQLFEYRRNLQKIGRPADRGEWAMVPQVVNAVNLPVRNTLNFPAGMLSPPYFDAKSTAAANYGAIGAIIGHEISHSFDDQGAKFDARGRFADWWTPDDLAHFQSSGAALAAQYDAYKPFPDLAVNGKQTLGENIADLAGLAVAYDAWRASLGGAPAPVQDGLSGDQQFFLSYAQSWQSKIRDESLRHRVMTDGHAPPKYRTFTMRNLDAWYSAFDVGAGDPLYLAPNARVRVW; encoded by the coding sequence ATGCCGAATTCCATTTTCCGTCCTTCTTTTGCGCTTTCGCTCTTGTCCGCGCTGTCTGCCGTTGCGTGTGGAGGCGCGGAATCGCCTCCGCCGGCGCCGCCCGCGCCCGTATCGAGCGCTTCGCCCCCGCCCGTGGCCGCGGCGCCGCCCACGGTGGCGGGTCATTCCATCGACCTCGCGGCGATGGACCGCTCGGTGAAGCCCGGGGCGGACATCTTCCTTCATGCCAACGGCGCGTGGTACGCGAAGGCAGAAATTGCGGCGGACCGCAGTTCCACCGGCACCGGCGTGCGGGTTACCGAGGAAATCGAGAAGCGCACGCGCGGTATTTTGGAGGAGACGGCGAAGAGCACGGCCGCGGGCTCGTTGGCCAAGAAGATTGGCGACACGTACGCGAGCTACATGGACGAGGCGGCCATCGAGACGCGGGGCACGGCGCCGCTCCGGCCGCTGCTCGATCGCATTGCCAAGATCCGTGACGCGCGCGGTCTGGCGACGTACCTGGGCAGCACGCTTCGTGCGGACGTCGATCCGCTCAACGATACGAATTACCATACGGACCACGTGCTCGGGCTCTTCGTCGAGCAGGACTTGAACGACCCGTCGCGTTCCGTGCCGTACCTTCTCCAGGGTGGCCTCGGCATGCCGGACCGCAGCTACTATTTGGACGAGGGTGCGCGCGTGCAGGCGCATCGCGATGCGTACGTGCGCTACGTGGCGACGTTGCTGCGGCTCGCCGGTGTGGCCGATGCGGATGCGAAGGCGGGCCGCGTGGTCGCGCTCGAGAAGAAGATCGCGCAGAAGCACGCGAGCCGCGAAGAGTCGGGCGATGTCTCCAAGGCGAACAATCCGTGGTCCCGCGCGGATTTCGCGGCGAAGGCGCCCGGTTTGGATTGGAATGCCTATTTCGCGGCGGCTTCGCTGGACAAGCAAGCATCGTTCATCGTCTGGCAGCCGGCGGCGGTGACGGGGCTTGCGGCGCTGGTGAAGAGCGAGCCTCTCGCGGTGTGGAAGGAGTATCTCACCGCGCGCACCATCGATCACGTGGCGCGTTTCCTTCCGAAAGCCTTCGACGAAGCGCGCTTCGAGTTCCACTCGAAACAACTGCGTGGAACGCAGGCGCCGCCGCCGCGTTGGCGGCGGGCGAACGAAGTCGTGACCGAGGGTCTCGGCGAGGCCGTGGGCAAGCTTTACGTGGAGCGCTATTTCCCACCGGAGACGAAGCGCGCCGTCCAGGGCCTAGTAGAGAATCTCGTGACCGCGTTCGGGCGGCGCATCGATGCGCTCACGTGGATGGCCCCGGCGACGAAGGCCAAGGCGAAGGAGAAGCTCGGGACGCTCAAGGTCGAAGTCGGATATCCGGATGCGTGGCGCGATTATTCGGGGCTGGAGGTCGTGCGCGGCGATGCATTCGGCAATTTCGAGCGCGCGCAGCTTTTCGAGTATCGGCGCAACCTGCAAAAGATTGGGCGCCCGGCCGATCGTGGTGAGTGGGCCATGGTGCCGCAGGTGGTCAATGCCGTGAATCTGCCGGTGCGCAATACATTGAACTTCCCGGCGGGCATGCTTTCGCCGCCGTATTTCGATGCAAAGTCCACCGCCGCGGCCAATTACGGGGCCATCGGAGCCATCATCGGGCACGAGATTAGCCATTCCTTCGACGATCAGGGCGCCAAGTTCGATGCGCGCGGGCGTTTTGCCGATTGGTGGACTCCCGACGATCTGGCGCACTTCCAGTCGTCCGGCGCCGCGCTGGCCGCTCAATACGATGCGTACAAACCGTTTCCCGATTTGGCCGTGAATGGCAAACAGACGTTGGGTGAGAACATTGCCGATCTCGCGGGGCTCGCCGTGGCTTACGATGCGTGGCGTGCGTCGCTGGGCGGTGCGCCTGCGCCGGTGCAAGACGGGCTTTCCGGCGATCAACAGTTCTTCCTGTCATACGCGCAATCGTGGCAGAGCAAGATTCGCGACGAGAGCCTGAGGCACCGGGTCATGACCGACGGGCACGCGCCACCGAAGTACCGCACCTTCACCATGCGGAATTTGGATGCGTGGTATTCGGCATTCGACGTGGGGGCGGGCGATCCGCTCTATCTCGCGCCGAATGCACGTGTGCGCGTGTGGTGA
- a CDS encoding bifunctional helix-turn-helix transcriptional regulator/GNAT family N-acetyltransferase produces the protein MSTTLFPEVLPLRYASRSVVRELGFLQDRYDEAGVSHSEAHALMEIESKGPVAPISQADLSQALGLDKSTTSRIVARLVEKGWVRAPKDKQDARRSVLLLTAAGRKRLGIIHGPANSRVQEALGTLSEEERSIVLFGMNLYARALRATRLQEEFRIRPIARKDNGVLSEIIGACLAEFSPGTRGLVDEDPEFHSLYEFYRKPRSAYFVIEREQRVLGGAGVAPLKGGDAHTCEFQKMYLLAECRGHGLGQRMLDMCMRTAKEFGYRRAYLETLTNMNRARKLYEKNGFMAIPKQLGTTGHYGSEAWYVKEL, from the coding sequence ATGAGCACCACCCTTTTTCCGGAAGTCCTTCCCCTGCGGTATGCCTCGCGCAGCGTCGTGCGTGAACTCGGTTTTCTCCAGGACCGTTACGACGAGGCCGGGGTGAGTCATTCGGAGGCGCATGCGCTGATGGAAATCGAAAGCAAAGGCCCGGTTGCGCCCATCTCGCAAGCGGACCTGAGTCAGGCCCTCGGCCTCGACAAATCGACCACCAGCCGTATCGTCGCACGCCTGGTGGAGAAGGGCTGGGTGCGCGCGCCGAAGGACAAGCAGGACGCGCGGCGCAGTGTGCTCTTGCTCACGGCGGCGGGGCGCAAGCGCCTGGGCATCATCCATGGGCCGGCCAATTCACGGGTGCAGGAGGCGCTCGGCACCCTGTCGGAGGAGGAACGCAGCATCGTCCTCTTCGGGATGAATCTTTATGCGCGTGCGCTACGGGCCACGCGGCTGCAGGAGGAATTTCGCATTCGGCCGATTGCCCGAAAGGACAACGGAGTGCTCTCGGAGATCATCGGCGCGTGCCTCGCCGAATTCAGCCCAGGCACCCGCGGGCTGGTCGACGAAGACCCGGAATTTCATTCGCTCTACGAATTCTACCGCAAGCCGCGCTCGGCCTACTTCGTCATCGAGCGCGAGCAGCGGGTGCTCGGCGGCGCGGGTGTGGCCCCTCTGAAGGGCGGCGATGCGCACACCTGCGAGTTCCAAAAAATGTACCTGCTCGCGGAGTGCCGAGGGCACGGCCTAGGGCAACGCATGCTCGACATGTGCATGCGCACCGCCAAAGAATTCGGCTACCGGCGCGCCTACCTGGAAACCCTCACGAACATGAATCGCGCGCGCAAACTTTACGAGAAAAATGGTTTCATGGCGATTCCCAAGCAACTCGGCACCACGGGACACTACGGATCGGAAGCTTGGTACGTGAAGGAACTTTGA
- a CDS encoding glutathione S-transferase family protein — MILYHFLNSPFARRVRFAMVLKGISVELRDARATPENQEAVHCLNPVHTVPVLVDGDRVISDSTAICHYLDRKFPEPPLWPAGMAGADAFEFVALTDSVVHILSDLGMRYHPLHEHPQFPEVRDMFIGRVQRVLDRLAQMVSSRPAGEPLCGPEWSGADIAVYTLVIWLEGLPARAATFPPAKWVVDLGWSLPQALRTWADPHRWREDVLITG, encoded by the coding sequence ATGATTCTCTATCATTTCCTGAATTCGCCCTTCGCCCGCCGTGTTCGCTTTGCCATGGTCCTCAAGGGTATTTCCGTCGAGCTGCGCGACGCTCGCGCAACGCCGGAGAATCAGGAGGCCGTGCACTGCCTCAATCCCGTGCACACCGTGCCGGTTCTCGTCGATGGCGATCGCGTGATCTCGGATTCGACGGCCATCTGCCATTACTTGGACCGCAAGTTCCCCGAGCCGCCGCTCTGGCCCGCCGGGATGGCCGGCGCCGATGCCTTCGAGTTCGTCGCCTTGACCGACAGCGTGGTCCACATCTTGTCGGACCTGGGCATGCGTTACCATCCGCTGCACGAGCATCCGCAGTTTCCCGAGGTGCGCGACATGTTCATCGGCCGCGTGCAGCGCGTGTTGGACCGGCTGGCCCAAATGGTTTCGTCCCGTCCCGCGGGCGAGCCCTTGTGCGGCCCCGAGTGGAGCGGCGCCGACATTGCGGTTTACACCCTGGTCATCTGGCTCGAAGGGCTGCCCGCACGGGCCGCCACCTTTCCACCGGCGAAGTGGGTCGTGGACTTGGGGTGGTCGCTTCCGCAGGCGCTCCGGACGTGGGCCGATCCCCACCGCTGGCGAGAGGATGTGCTAATCACGGGCTAA
- a CDS encoding PQQ-dependent sugar dehydrogenase — translation MARSTIVLPIAGVAVLAAASVLWFRSRGESQASTVGAGDARDGRAMFLERCAVCHGREAEGAQGPALRGVVGRKAGTEARYGYTKAMRAAELTWDEPTLDKFLSAPGLLVPGSTMTLATTSAADRKAIIAYLASLGSRPESVPSARTTDNASGGFRSDAPGVRRRITVADLPAPNATESVRNRATVVDRPQGAEPKLPPGFHATLFAKGLSQPRLLRVAPNGDLFVVESDAKRIQVLRAKEGADAAERVETYATGFDDAFGLVFYPLGPSPKWVYVAEANAVRRFAYTQGDLTARGAPETVIAQLSPTSAGHTMRDLAFSNDGKRMFVAMGSSSNVAEDVAKRTPEAIRELEATHGLGAMWDSEEYRAAVLSFDADGKNKRVFATGIRNCSGMTVHPKTNDVWCATNERDKLGDDLVPDYVTRVRENAFYGWPWYYLGDHEDPRHAGERKDLAGKVAMPDVLLQSHSAPLQMTFYDGKMFPAEYQGSAFVALHGSWNRGSRTGYKVVRILVKDGVPTGEYEDFMTGFVIDDASVWARPVGVAVGNDGALFVGDDANGTIWRVTYRP, via the coding sequence ATGGCCAGGAGTACGATCGTTCTTCCCATCGCCGGCGTCGCGGTTTTGGCTGCCGCGTCGGTCCTCTGGTTCCGTTCGCGCGGCGAGAGCCAGGCGAGTACGGTCGGCGCAGGCGATGCGCGCGACGGACGCGCAATGTTTCTCGAGCGATGCGCCGTCTGCCACGGACGCGAGGCCGAGGGCGCACAAGGCCCCGCGTTGCGCGGCGTGGTCGGTCGCAAAGCCGGCACCGAAGCGCGCTACGGCTATACGAAGGCGATGCGCGCCGCCGAGCTCACCTGGGACGAGCCCACGTTGGACAAGTTTCTCTCGGCACCCGGCCTGCTCGTGCCCGGGAGCACGATGACCTTGGCCACGACGTCCGCCGCCGACCGCAAAGCGATCATCGCGTACCTGGCGAGCCTCGGCAGCCGCCCCGAAAGCGTGCCCTCCGCACGGACCACGGACAACGCCTCCGGGGGCTTCCGCAGCGATGCACCGGGCGTGCGCCGTCGCATCACGGTGGCCGATCTTCCCGCGCCCAATGCCACGGAGTCGGTGCGCAATCGCGCCACCGTCGTCGATCGGCCACAGGGCGCGGAGCCGAAGCTTCCGCCAGGCTTTCATGCGACGCTCTTCGCAAAAGGGCTCTCGCAGCCGCGCCTTTTGCGCGTGGCGCCCAATGGAGATCTCTTCGTCGTAGAGAGCGACGCGAAACGGATTCAAGTGCTGCGCGCCAAAGAGGGCGCCGATGCCGCGGAGCGCGTGGAGACGTATGCCACGGGGTTCGACGATGCCTTCGGGCTCGTGTTCTATCCGCTCGGCCCCTCCCCCAAGTGGGTATACGTCGCCGAGGCCAATGCCGTGCGGCGCTTCGCGTACACGCAGGGAGATCTCACCGCGCGCGGCGCACCGGAGACCGTGATCGCGCAGCTCTCGCCCACCAGCGCCGGCCACACGATGCGCGATTTGGCTTTTTCCAACGACGGCAAGCGCATGTTCGTGGCCATGGGCTCGTCCTCCAACGTCGCCGAGGACGTCGCCAAGCGCACGCCCGAAGCCATTCGCGAGCTGGAGGCGACGCACGGCCTCGGCGCCATGTGGGACTCGGAGGAATACCGCGCCGCCGTCCTCTCCTTCGATGCCGATGGCAAGAACAAGCGCGTCTTCGCCACGGGCATCCGCAATTGCTCGGGCATGACGGTGCACCCGAAGACCAACGACGTGTGGTGCGCCACCAACGAGCGCGACAAACTCGGCGACGATCTGGTCCCCGACTACGTGACCCGCGTGCGCGAGAACGCCTTTTACGGGTGGCCCTGGTATTACCTCGGCGATCACGAGGATCCGCGCCACGCCGGCGAGCGAAAGGATCTCGCGGGCAAGGTGGCCATGCCCGACGTGCTTCTGCAGTCGCACTCGGCGCCGCTGCAGATGACCTTCTACGACGGGAAAATGTTCCCCGCGGAGTACCAGGGCAGCGCCTTCGTCGCCCTGCACGGCTCCTGGAACCGGGGCAGCCGCACCGGCTACAAGGTGGTGCGCATCCTCGTCAAAGACGGAGTTCCCACGGGCGAATACGAGGACTTCATGACCGGCTTCGTCATCGACGACGCGTCCGTGTGGGCCCGCCCGGTAGGCGTCGCCGTGGGCAACGACGGCGCCCTCTTCGTGGGTGACGACGCCAACGGCACCATCTGGCGTGTCACCTACCGCCCCTAG
- a CDS encoding pilus assembly protein: MKASSKKTARRIRNRGAAMVEAAVIMPVLISFFGFLTFFYAGYSAKQEAMAASRNGAFSQALQGGCGGGQAFPIKPDVGGGQGVGEVAGKSPLDGMVSQGIFTTSGSASKKATNAGLSVLAWSKDVTANSYVFCSPATGADFLMEALKAGLNALKGAVGL; encoded by the coding sequence GTGAAAGCTTCATCGAAAAAGACCGCACGCCGCATTCGAAACCGTGGTGCCGCCATGGTCGAAGCTGCGGTGATCATGCCGGTGCTCATCAGCTTCTTCGGATTCCTGACCTTCTTCTACGCCGGCTACAGTGCGAAGCAGGAGGCCATGGCGGCGAGCCGCAACGGCGCCTTCTCGCAGGCGCTCCAGGGCGGGTGCGGCGGCGGCCAGGCCTTCCCGATCAAGCCGGACGTTGGCGGCGGGCAAGGCGTCGGGGAGGTGGCCGGCAAAAGCCCCCTCGATGGAATGGTCAGCCAAGGTATTTTCACGACGTCGGGAAGCGCCAGCAAGAAGGCGACGAACGCGGGGCTGAGCGTGCTGGCTTGGTCGAAGGACGTGACGGCCAACTCGTACGTGTTTTGCAGCCCTGCTACGGGTGCGGACTTCCTCATGGAAGCCTTGAAAGCCGGACTCAACGCCCTCAAGGGCGCCGTGGGACTCTAG
- a CDS encoding pilus assembly protein, with protein MLRSPRRLIRATQGAIAVEFVIAFMPMALAFFSFTQLGFAYTAGIVMRHAATVTARYASVTQGKCMPGSPSSDPAAAAKAALGPWSSKISVQGVEASYTGAGPQGPLPTTVRFAYTCTVPLGKNIVCNGGKLQKEIRVTLPHHGASYNHACE; from the coding sequence ATGCTGAGAAGCCCTCGACGACTTATCCGAGCCACCCAAGGCGCCATCGCCGTGGAGTTCGTGATCGCCTTCATGCCCATGGCGCTCGCGTTCTTCTCGTTCACACAGCTAGGCTTTGCCTACACGGCCGGCATCGTCATGCGCCACGCGGCCACGGTGACCGCGCGCTACGCCTCGGTCACGCAAGGCAAATGCATGCCCGGTAGCCCTTCTTCCGATCCGGCGGCGGCCGCCAAAGCCGCGCTGGGTCCGTGGTCATCGAAGATCTCCGTGCAGGGCGTGGAGGCTTCGTACACGGGCGCCGGTCCGCAGGGCCCACTGCCGACGACGGTGCGATTTGCATATACCTGCACAGTGCCGCTGGGAAAGAACATCGTGTGCAATGGGGGCAAGTTGCAGAAAGAAATCCGAGTGACCCTTCCGCATCACGGAGCTTCGTACAACCATGCTTGCGAGTGA